A section of the Citrobacter farmeri genome encodes:
- a CDS encoding transketolase yields MNIDELKSHALSARRDIVSMIYESGIGHPGGALSVVDILTWIYHQEVDLDSTPRARVVMSKGHAVAAQYAMLYQKGKIDRSEFNTFRQINSRLQGHPSVKSLPEVDATTGLLGQGLSVALGMAAAKKKAQDPHRVFAIIGDGEMHEGQIWESLQQASHMKMDNLVAVIDYNGFSSHDPVNQVINLEPLADKIRSFGWHVLEIQNGNDMHQVADTLMLSRHLKGKPVAIVAHTVKGSGVSYMENNGDWHSKTPSAEQYQQAMEELQS; encoded by the coding sequence ATGAATATTGATGAACTGAAATCGCATGCGCTGTCCGCTCGCCGCGATATTGTGAGCATGATATATGAATCCGGAATCGGCCATCCAGGTGGAGCGCTCTCCGTTGTCGATATCCTGACCTGGATTTACCACCAGGAAGTCGATCTGGACTCCACTCCACGCGCCAGAGTAGTCATGAGCAAAGGTCATGCTGTTGCTGCGCAATACGCGATGCTGTACCAGAAAGGGAAAATAGACCGAAGTGAATTTAACACCTTTCGCCAGATTAATTCGCGCTTACAGGGGCACCCCAGCGTGAAATCGCTCCCGGAGGTTGATGCCACCACCGGGCTCCTGGGTCAGGGGCTCTCCGTCGCGCTGGGGATGGCGGCAGCAAAAAAGAAAGCTCAGGATCCGCACCGTGTCTTCGCCATAATTGGCGACGGCGAAATGCATGAAGGTCAGATTTGGGAGTCATTGCAGCAGGCCAGCCACATGAAGATGGATAATCTGGTGGCCGTTATCGACTACAACGGCTTTTCCTCACACGATCCCGTCAACCAGGTCATCAATCTGGAACCCTTGGCCGATAAAATCCGCAGCTTCGGCTGGCATGTGCTTGAGATACAAAATGGCAACGATATGCACCAGGTTGCCGACACATTGATGCTTTCACGTCACCTCAAAGGCAAACCCGTGGCCATTGTTGCTCATACGGTCAAAGGCAGCGGCGTTAGCTATATGGAAAACAACGGTGACTGGCATTCAAAAACCCCAAGCGCAGAGCAATATCAGCAGGCAATGGAGGAGTTACAGTCATGA